In one window of Pieris brassicae chromosome 10, ilPieBrab1.1, whole genome shotgun sequence DNA:
- the LOC123715143 gene encoding pupal cuticle protein 36-like, which translates to MKLFIVAAVLGVCSAARLDNAYLPPRGGDGAGYGATGSGFRGSSFGSGGSGFGSGGGFGSGNGGFGAGNAGYGAGNGFGAGGAGSFGGAGGYNAGGVGGGRQSADASAQILKLNSEVTAEGFSYEYETSNGIRADASGVATNGVQSQGSFSYKGDDGQDYSITYTADENGYQPRGAHLPTPPPIPEEILKSLEQNARDEAAGIVDDGQYRGEGADAGRGGYGAQGSGYGNQASGFGGQGSGFGGQGSGFGGQGSGGRGSSFGSQGSGFNGQGSSFGGRGSGFGGQGSSFGTPSRQYLTPNAGRGSGNGNFNAQSGYRY; encoded by the exons atgaaactg ttCATCGTTGCCGCCGTTCTTGGTGTCTGCTCAGCAGCCCGCTTAGACAACGCCTACCTTCCTCCGAGAGGAGGAGATGGTGCAGGCTATGGCGCCACAGGTTCCGGTTTCCGAGGATCCAGTTTTGGTTCTGGCGGTAGTGGATTCGGCTCCGGCGGTGGATTCGGCTCTGGAAATGGTGGCTTCGGAGCTGGAAATGCAGGTTACGGTGCCGGGAACGGTTTCGGAGCGGGAGGCGCAGGCAGTTTTGGAGGCGCTGGTGGTTACAACGCAGGTGGTGTAGGAGGTGGCAGGCAATCTGCTGACGCTAGTGCTCAAATTCTGAAACTTAACAG TGAAGTCACCGCCGAAGGCTTTTCTTACGAATACGAAACCTCAAACGGAATCAGAGCCGATGCTTCCGGTGTAGCCACCAATGGTGTCCAGTCTCAGGGAAGCTTCTCCTACAAGGGTGATGACGGTCAGGACTACAGCATCACATATACTGCTGATGAGAACGGCTACCAACCCCGTGGTGCTCATCTCCCTACCCCTCCCCCAATCCCAGAAGAGATTCTGAAGAGCTTGGAACAGAACGCGAGAGATGAAGCAGCCGGCATTGTTGATGATG gtcAGTACCGCGGTGAAGGAGCTGATGCTGGTCGTGGAGGATATGGTGCTCAAGGATCCGGTTATGGTAACCAGGCATCCGGTTTCGGTGGCCAAGGATCCGGCTTTGGTGGTCAAGGATCCGGGTTCGGAGGTCAGGGCTCCGGTGGACGTGGTTCCAGCTTCGGCAGTCAGGGATCCGGGTTTAACGGGCAAGGTTCAAGCTTCGGCGGTCGTGGTTCAGGATTTGGCGGACAAGGTTCCAGTTTTGGAACTCCTTCTAGGCAATACTTGACACCTAACGCTGGACGTGGATCCGGAAACGGTAACTTCAACGCTCAATCTGGATACCGTTACTAA